From Carettochelys insculpta isolate YL-2023 chromosome 3, ASM3395843v1, whole genome shotgun sequence, a single genomic window includes:
- the BMP2 gene encoding bone morphogenetic protein 2, protein MVAAARSLLALLLYQVLLGGSAGLIPEVGRRRFSDSGRAAPPPSEDLLSEFELRLLNMFGLKRRPSPSKSAVIPPYMLDLYRLHAGQAALGYPLERAASRANTVRSFHHEEAWEDLPEASGRTARRFFFNLTSIPNEEFLTSAELQIFREQVQATFENNSSYHHRINIYEIIKPATVTSKDPAIRLLDTRLVHQNASKWESFDVTPAVMRWIAHRQPNHGFIVEVVHLDNESSVSKRHVRISRSLHQDEESWSQLRPLLVTFGHDGKGHPLHKRERRQAKHKQRKRHKSSCKRHPLYVDFNDVGWNDWIVAPPGYGAFYCHGECPFPLADHLNTTNHAIVQTLVNSVNSKIPKACCVPTELSAISMLYLDENEKVVLKNYQDMVVEGCGCR, encoded by the exons ATGGTGGCCGCCGCCCGCTCCCTGCTGGCGCTGCTGCTGTACCAGGTGCTGCTGGGCGGCTCGGCCGGTCTCATCCCGGAGGTGGGCCGCCGGCGTTTCAGCGACTCGGGCCGCGCCGCCCCGCCGCCCTCCGAGGACTTGCTGAGCGAGTTCGAGCTGCGCCTGCTCAACATGTTCGGGCTGAAGCGGAGGCCGAGCCCCAGCAAGAGCGCCGTCATCCCGCCCTACATGCTGGACCTCTACCGCCTGCACGCGGGCCAGGCCGCCCTGGGCTACCCGCTGGAGAGAGCCGCCAGCCGCGCCAACACCGTGCGGAGCTTCCACCACGAAG AAGCTTGGGAAGATCTGCCAGAAGCAAGCGGGAGGACAGCACGGCGTTTCTTCTTTAATTTAACTTCCATCCCTAATGAGGAGTTTCTCACCTCGGCTGAACTTCAGATTTTtcgggagcaggtgcaggcaaccTTTGAGAACAATAGCAGCTACCATCACCGTATTAATATTTATGAAATTATAAAGCCAGCTACAGTTACGTCTAAGGACCCAGCAATAAGACTTTTGGACACCAGGTTGGTGCATCAGAATGCAAGTAAATGGGAAAGTTTTGATGTCACACCAGCCGTAATGAGGTGGATTGCACATAGACAGCCTAATCATGGGTTTATAGTTGAGGTGGTTCACTTGGACAATGAAAGCAGTGTTTCCAAGAGGCACGTTAGGATCAGCAGGTCTCTGCATCAGGATGAAGAGAGCTGGTCTCAGCTCAGGCCCTTGCTAGTAACTTTTGGCCACGATGGCAAGGGACACCCTCTCCATAAGAGAGAGAGGCGTCAAGCAAAGCACAAACAACGCAAACGCCACAAATCCAGCTGCAAGAGACATCCGTTGTATGTCGACTTCAATGATGTGGGCTGGAATGACTGGATTGTTGCCCCGCCAGGATACGGTGCCTTCTACTGCCATGGGGAATGTCCTTTTCCACTGGCAGATCACCTAAACACCACAAACCATGCCATTGTTCAGACTTTAGTCAATTCAGTGAATTCCAAAATCCCCAAGGCTTGCTGTGTTCCGACAGAACTGAGTGCTATTTCCATGCTGTACCTTGATGAGAATGAAAAAGTTGTATTAAAAAACTACCAAGATATGGTTGTGGAGGGTTGTGGGTGCCGCTAG